A genome region from Scleropages formosus chromosome 6, fSclFor1.1, whole genome shotgun sequence includes the following:
- the LOC114910674 gene encoding gamma-secretase subunit Aph-1b-like isoform X2, translated as MTSITTIASLAFMTMAMTLLHTFWGVVFFDGCEKRRWWVIAAVAALHLLVSGLSFLNPSYEGSLPPAYVIMVLMAAWAFFSSGGSLQTLTQVWMCKKNGVDSS; from the exons ATGACCTCTATAACCACTATTGCATCTCTAGCCTTCATGACCATGGCGATGACGTTGCTGCACACCTTCTGGGGCGTGGTGTTCTTTGACGGCTGTGAGAAGAGGCGCTGGTGGGTGATTGCTGCCGTGGCGGCACTGCACCTGCTTGTGTCAGGACTG TCTTTCCTAAACCCCAGCTATGAGGGCAGCCTGCCCCCTGCCTATGTGATCATGGTGCTGATGGCTGCGTGGGCCTTCTTCAGCTCCGGAGGGTCTTTACAGACCCTGACACAAGTCTGGATGT gtaaaaaaaatggtgtggatTCCTCCTAA
- the LOC114910674 gene encoding gamma-secretase subunit Aph-1b-like isoform X1, which translates to MTSITTIASLAFMTMAMTLLHTFWGVVFFDGCEKRRWWVIAAVAALHLLVSGLSFLNPSYEGSLPPAYVIMVLMAAWAFFSSGGSLQTLTQVWMCESPFLSILLYSGTTPILHKCQGVAILWN; encoded by the exons ATGACCTCTATAACCACTATTGCATCTCTAGCCTTCATGACCATGGCGATGACGTTGCTGCACACCTTCTGGGGCGTGGTGTTCTTTGACGGCTGTGAGAAGAGGCGCTGGTGGGTGATTGCTGCCGTGGCGGCACTGCACCTGCTTGTGTCAGGACTG TCTTTCCTAAACCCCAGCTATGAGGGCAGCCTGCCCCCTGCCTATGTGATCATGGTGCTGATGGCTGCGTGGGCCTTCTTCAGCTCCGGAGGGTCTTTACAGACCCTGACACAAGTCTGGATGTGTGAGTCTCCTTTTCTTTCAATTCTGCTCTACTCAGGCACCACACCCATACTGCACAAGTGTCAAGGTGTTGCCATTCTATGGAATTGA